A genomic segment from Nocardia cyriacigeorgica GUH-2 encodes:
- the mraY gene encoding phospho-N-acetylmuramoyl-pentapeptide-transferase produces MRQILFAAGIALAVSILLTPLLIKMFAKQGFGQEIRVDGPASHQAKRGTPTMGGVAIIIGMWAGYLGSHLIGIGYDAEGPSASALLVLGLATALGAVGFVDDFIKIRKGRNLGLTAAGKYIGQLTAAVVFGVLALQFRGDSGLTPASRHLSYVRDITTVSMGVIVFLAFVCLLVVAWSNAVNLTDGLDGLAAGSMSLVLGGYVIITFWQYYHACETKPETGCYNVRDPLDLALVCAAGAAACMGFLWWNAAPAKIFMGDTGSLALGGLLAGLSITTRTELLMVVIGALFVAEAASVVLQVAVFRTTRNRLFKMAPFHHHFELSKWAETTVIIRFWLLAAMASAVGLGLFYSEYLSAVG; encoded by the coding sequence ATGAGACAGATTCTGTTCGCGGCGGGGATCGCGCTGGCGGTGTCGATCCTCTTGACGCCCCTACTGATCAAGATGTTCGCCAAGCAGGGCTTCGGCCAGGAGATCCGGGTCGACGGCCCGGCCAGCCATCAGGCCAAGCGCGGCACGCCCACCATGGGTGGCGTTGCCATCATCATCGGTATGTGGGCCGGTTACCTCGGCTCGCACCTGATCGGCATCGGCTACGACGCCGAGGGCCCGTCGGCGTCGGCGCTGCTGGTGCTCGGCCTGGCCACCGCGCTCGGCGCGGTCGGTTTCGTCGACGACTTCATCAAGATCCGCAAGGGGCGCAACCTCGGCCTGACCGCCGCCGGTAAGTACATCGGCCAGCTCACCGCCGCGGTGGTGTTCGGTGTGCTGGCGTTGCAGTTCCGCGGTGACAGCGGCCTGACCCCGGCCAGCAGGCATCTGTCCTACGTCCGCGACATCACCACGGTGTCGATGGGCGTGATCGTGTTCCTGGCCTTCGTCTGCCTGCTGGTGGTGGCCTGGTCGAACGCGGTGAACCTCACCGACGGCCTCGACGGCCTGGCCGCCGGATCGATGAGCCTGGTGCTCGGCGGGTACGTGATCATCACGTTCTGGCAGTACTACCACGCGTGCGAGACCAAGCCGGAGACCGGCTGCTACAACGTGCGCGACCCACTGGACCTGGCGCTGGTGTGCGCCGCCGGCGCCGCGGCCTGCATGGGCTTCCTGTGGTGGAACGCGGCCCCGGCCAAGATCTTCATGGGCGACACCGGATCGCTGGCCCTGGGTGGTCTGCTGGCCGGGCTGTCCATCACCACCCGCACCGAGCTGCTGATGGTGGTCATCGGCGCGCTGTTCGTCGCCGAGGCGGCGTCGGTGGTGTTGCAGGTGGCGGTGTTCCGCACCACCCGTAACCGGTTGTTCAAGATGGCGCCGTTCCATCACCATTTCGAGTTGAGTAAATGGGCGGAGACGACGGTGATCATCCGGTTCTGGTTGCTGGCCGCGATGGCCTCGGCGGTCGGACTCGGCCTGTTCTACAGCGAATATCTCTCCGCGGTCGGGTGA
- a CDS encoding UDP-N-acetylmuramoyl-L-alanyl-D-glutamate--2,6-diaminopimelate ligase produces MPAQSSQHALRPAEPKSSTLPDLLDLTGAEPRSDLPSGLVITGIEQRSDAVVPGDLFAALPGSRAHGARFARAAVDRGAVAVFTDAEGAELAGDLGVPVLVRERPREVLGELSAAIYGNPSGRLRIVGITGTSGKTTTSYLVEAGLAAAGLSTALIGTIETRIGGRRVPSALTTPEAPQLHAMFALMVEQGVDAVVMEVSSHALALGRVDGVRFAVGGFTNLSQDHLDFHADFEDYFAAKRRLFEPQSPVAARTSVICIDDEWGRRLAGDLPAPVTVATTGPADWQVAGPVRTHGAEQEFTAAGPHGETAVRLRLPGRYNVANGLLALALCAAAGVEPAVAGPALATVDVPGRMQRVERGQDFLALVDYAHKPAAVESVIATLRAHLDEAGTGGRLAVVVGAGGDRDTGKRTLMGAAGARGADLLIITDDNPRTEDPAAIRAALRAGALGVPESERGEIREIGDRAAAIDAAVAWARAGDVVLVAGKGHEAGQEIHGVKHPFDDREVLAAAIQQRSPQGSDAEDLTVS; encoded by the coding sequence GTGCCCGCGCAGTCCAGCCAGCACGCGCTACGACCGGCCGAGCCGAAGTCGTCGACGCTGCCCGACCTGCTGGATCTGACCGGCGCCGAGCCGCGCTCGGACCTGCCGTCCGGCCTGGTGATCACCGGTATCGAACAGCGTTCGGACGCGGTCGTGCCCGGTGATCTGTTCGCCGCGCTGCCCGGCTCCCGCGCCCATGGCGCCCGCTTCGCCCGCGCTGCCGTCGACCGCGGCGCGGTGGCGGTGTTCACCGACGCCGAAGGCGCCGAGCTGGCCGGTGATCTGGGCGTGCCGGTGCTGGTGCGTGAACGTCCGCGCGAGGTGCTCGGCGAGCTGTCGGCCGCGATCTACGGCAACCCCTCGGGCCGGCTGCGCATCGTCGGCATCACCGGAACCTCCGGCAAGACCACCACCTCCTATCTGGTGGAGGCCGGCCTGGCCGCCGCCGGGCTGTCCACCGCGCTGATCGGCACCATCGAGACCCGCATCGGCGGACGCCGGGTGCCGAGCGCGCTGACCACGCCGGAAGCGCCGCAGCTGCACGCGATGTTCGCGCTGATGGTCGAGCAGGGCGTGGACGCGGTGGTGATGGAGGTGTCCAGCCACGCGCTGGCGCTGGGCCGGGTCGACGGCGTGCGTTTCGCGGTGGGCGGATTCACCAATCTGTCCCAGGACCACCTGGATTTCCACGCCGACTTCGAGGATTACTTCGCCGCCAAGCGCAGGCTGTTCGAGCCGCAGTCGCCGGTGGCCGCGCGCACCTCGGTGATCTGCATCGACGACGAATGGGGCCGCCGCCTGGCCGGCGACCTGCCCGCACCGGTCACCGTCGCCACCACCGGCCCGGCCGACTGGCAGGTCGCGGGCCCGGTGCGCACCCACGGCGCTGAACAGGAGTTCACCGCGGCCGGTCCGCACGGCGAAACCGCTGTGCGCCTGCGTCTTCCGGGCCGCTACAACGTCGCCAACGGACTGCTGGCGCTGGCGCTGTGCGCGGCCGCGGGGGTCGAGCCCGCGGTCGCCGGACCGGCCCTGGCCACCGTCGACGTGCCCGGCCGCATGCAGCGGGTCGAGCGCGGCCAGGATTTTCTCGCGCTGGTCGACTACGCGCACAAACCGGCCGCGGTGGAATCGGTCATCGCCACCCTGCGCGCCCATCTGGACGAGGCGGGCACCGGCGGCAGGCTCGCCGTGGTGGTCGGCGCGGGCGGCGACCGCGACACGGGCAAACGCACGCTGATGGGCGCGGCCGGTGCGCGCGGCGCCGATCTGCTGATCATCACCGACGACAATCCGCGCACCGAGGATCCGGCGGCCATCCGGGCCGCCCTGCGCGCAGGCGCGCTCGGTGTGCCGGAATCCGAACGCGGCGAGATCCGCGAAATCGGCGACCGGGCCGCCGCCATCGACGCGGCGGTGGCCTGGGCCCGCGCCGGTGACGTGGTGCTGGTCGCGGGCAAGGGACACGAGGCAGGGCAGGAGATCCACGGGGTGAAGCACCCGTTCGACGACCGCGAGGTGCTCGCGGCCGCGATACAGCAGCGAAGTCCGCAGGGTTCGGACGCGGAGGACTTGACGGTTTCATGA
- the ftsW gene encoding putative lipid II flippase FtsW yields the protein MTPARAPRPGTRFGAWLARPLASFHLVVTIATLLTVLGLVMVLSASSVEAYADGKSAYSLFVQQAVYAALGAVLFYLALRIPLRRLRQLSFPLFALSVVALVLVLIPGIGSQVNGARRWIDLGAFSIQPSEIVKVTLVVWGAHLLASRRSEHAALKDILVPLVPAGLLVCLLIVLQPNLSTTIAVGIVLAALLWFGGLPVRLFVTIAISGVIAAGVLALSAGYRSDRMRAFFNPGDDPQGINYQAMQAKFSLADGGIWGRGLGQSRAKWNYLPNSHNDFIFAIIGEELGFLGCALVLGLFALFVYTGLRIAARSADPFLRLLTATATTWITGQALINIGYVVGLLPVTGLQLPLVSAGGSSLAITLLMFGIIANAARHEPEAVAALHAGQDGRFSRLLRLPKPEVYAPAKAEAARARSAARAKPGQRGGPPPARRPRTGAQRGAEPRRRSAQSRGTSSARATRAWEPNYPVTHARERGRSR from the coding sequence GTGACCCCGGCGCGGGCTCCGCGGCCGGGCACGCGCTTCGGCGCCTGGCTGGCGCGTCCGCTGGCCTCGTTCCACTTGGTCGTCACCATCGCCACCCTGCTCACCGTGCTCGGTCTGGTGATGGTGCTGTCGGCGTCGAGTGTGGAGGCCTACGCCGACGGCAAGTCGGCCTATTCGCTGTTCGTGCAGCAGGCGGTCTACGCCGCGCTCGGTGCGGTGCTGTTCTATCTGGCGTTGCGGATCCCGCTGCGGCGGCTGCGTCAGCTGTCGTTCCCGCTGTTCGCGCTGTCGGTGGTGGCGCTGGTGCTGGTGCTGATCCCGGGCATCGGCTCGCAGGTCAACGGCGCCCGCCGCTGGATCGACCTGGGCGCGTTCTCGATCCAGCCGTCGGAGATCGTCAAGGTGACGCTGGTGGTGTGGGGTGCGCATCTGCTGGCCTCGCGCCGCTCCGAGCACGCCGCGCTCAAGGACATCCTGGTGCCGCTGGTGCCCGCGGGCCTGCTGGTGTGTCTGCTGATCGTGTTGCAGCCCAACCTGTCCACCACCATCGCCGTCGGCATCGTGCTGGCGGCGCTGCTGTGGTTCGGCGGGCTGCCGGTGCGGCTGTTCGTGACGATCGCGATCTCCGGTGTGATCGCCGCCGGTGTGCTCGCGCTGTCGGCCGGGTACCGCTCCGACCGCATGCGTGCCTTCTTCAACCCCGGCGACGACCCGCAGGGCATCAACTATCAGGCCATGCAGGCCAAGTTCTCCCTCGCCGACGGCGGCATCTGGGGCCGCGGACTGGGCCAGAGCCGCGCCAAATGGAACTACCTGCCCAACTCGCACAACGACTTCATCTTCGCCATCATCGGCGAGGAACTCGGCTTCCTGGGCTGCGCGCTGGTGCTGGGGCTGTTCGCGCTGTTCGTCTACACCGGTCTGCGCATCGCCGCCCGCTCGGCCGACCCGTTCCTGCGGCTGCTGACCGCCACCGCGACCACCTGGATCACCGGGCAGGCGCTGATCAATATCGGCTACGTCGTCGGGCTGCTGCCGGTGACCGGCTTGCAGCTGCCGCTGGTCTCGGCCGGTGGTTCCTCGCTGGCGATCACGCTGCTGATGTTCGGCATCATCGCCAATGCCGCCCGGCACGAACCCGAGGCCGTCGCGGCCTTGCACGCCGGGCAGGACGGGCGGTTCAGTAGATTGCTTCGACTGCCCAAACCGGAGGTGTACGCCCCGGCCAAGGCCGAGGCGGCCCGGGCTCGGTCGGCGGCGCGGGCCAAGCCCGGACAGCGCGGCGGGCCGCCGCCGGCGCGCCGACCACGCACCGGGGCGCAACGCGGCGCCGAACCACGGCGGCGCTCGGCCCAGAGCCGCGGCACCAGCTCGGCGCGCGCGACCCGCGCCTGGGAGCCGAACTATCCGGTCACACACGCGAGAGAACGAGGAAGATCCAGGTGA
- a CDS encoding UDP-N-acetylmuramoyl-tripeptide--D-alanyl-D-alanine ligase: MIEMTLRDIADVVGGTLHDVAYPEVTVTGSVEFDSRNIGPGDVFLALPGERADGHDYAAAAVEAGAVAVLAARPVGVPAIVVTPSPGTLPANSAVVAGDTDGSGAAVLSALAKLARASVERLVAAGGLTVVGVTGSSGKTSTKDLLAAVLAPLGPVVAPPGSFNNELGHPWTALRADASTRFLVLELSARGVGHIAALTEIAPPNIGVVLNVGTAHLGEFGSREAIAKAKGELVEALPSTGLAVLNADDPQVAAMAARTEARVVLVGQADRAEIRATDVVLDDQARAQFTLHTPAGSAPVRLSVHGEHQVGNALSAVAVALECGADLDSIVAALSGARAASARRMDVRTTTDGITVINDSYNANPDSVRAALKALVTMSKAGDTPRRSWAVLGEMAELGEESVIEHDAIGRLAVRLDVDRLVVVGTGRPSRAMHQGAVMEGSWGEESVLVPDIGAAIALLDDAVEPGDVVLVKASQSVGLWAVAEHVTGEARPDGRRGSAEAVR; this comes from the coding sequence ATGATCGAGATGACACTGCGGGATATCGCGGACGTCGTCGGCGGCACGCTGCACGACGTCGCGTACCCGGAGGTGACGGTGACCGGTTCGGTCGAATTCGACTCGCGCAACATCGGTCCCGGAGATGTTTTCCTCGCCCTTCCGGGTGAGCGCGCCGACGGCCACGATTACGCGGCCGCGGCGGTCGAGGCCGGTGCGGTCGCCGTGCTGGCGGCGCGTCCGGTGGGGGTGCCCGCGATCGTGGTGACGCCCAGTCCCGGGACGCTGCCCGCGAATTCGGCGGTGGTGGCCGGCGACACCGACGGTTCCGGCGCGGCGGTGTTGTCGGCGCTGGCGAAGCTGGCGCGCGCGAGTGTCGAACGGTTGGTCGCGGCGGGCGGTTTGACCGTCGTCGGCGTGACCGGCTCCTCCGGCAAGACCTCCACGAAAGATCTGCTGGCCGCAGTTTTGGCGCCGCTGGGCCCGGTGGTGGCCCCGCCCGGCTCGTTCAACAACGAACTCGGCCATCCGTGGACGGCCCTGCGGGCCGACGCCTCCACCCGCTTCCTGGTGCTGGAGTTGTCGGCGCGCGGTGTCGGCCATATCGCCGCGCTCACCGAGATCGCCCCGCCGAACATCGGCGTCGTGCTCAATGTCGGCACCGCTCATCTCGGCGAGTTCGGCAGCCGCGAGGCGATCGCCAAGGCCAAGGGTGAACTCGTCGAGGCACTGCCCTCGACCGGCCTCGCCGTGCTCAACGCCGACGATCCGCAGGTCGCGGCCATGGCCGCGCGCACCGAGGCCCGCGTGGTGCTGGTCGGCCAGGCCGATCGCGCCGAGATCCGGGCCACCGACGTCGTCCTCGATGACCAGGCGCGCGCGCAATTCACCCTGCACACCCCGGCCGGCAGCGCGCCGGTGCGGCTGTCGGTGCACGGGGAACACCAGGTCGGCAATGCGCTGTCGGCGGTGGCCGTGGCGCTGGAATGCGGCGCCGATCTCGACTCCATCGTCGCGGCGCTGTCCGGTGCCCGCGCGGCCTCGGCCCGCCGGATGGATGTGCGCACCACCACCGACGGCATCACCGTCATCAACGATTCCTACAACGCCAACCCGGATTCGGTGCGGGCCGCGCTCAAGGCGCTGGTCACCATGTCCAAGGCCGGTGACACCCCGCGCCGCAGCTGGGCGGTGCTGGGGGAGATGGCCGAACTCGGCGAGGAGTCGGTGATCGAACACGACGCCATCGGACGGCTCGCGGTCCGCCTGGACGTGGACCGGCTGGTGGTGGTCGGCACCGGACGTCCGTCCCGGGCGATGCATCAGGGTGCGGTGATGGAAGGCTCATGGGGCGAGGAATCGGTCCTCGTTCCCGATATCGGCGCGGCCATCGCGCTGCTCGACGACGCGGTCGAGCCGGGTGATGTGGTGCTGGTCAAGGCGTCGCAGTCGGTCGGCCTGTGGGCCGTCGCCGAGCATGTGACCGGCGAGGCTCGCCCGGATGGACGCAGGGGTAGCGCGGAGGCAGTGCGATGA
- the murD gene encoding UDP-N-acetylmuramoyl-L-alanine--D-glutamate ligase, whose amino-acid sequence MLEFLRGREVLVAGWGVSGRSLIEPLQDIGAKPVVTDGGAKALAEAAELGLEVATCAELEYADWSRFALVITSPGWRPDSPVLVSAVSEGIPVWGDVEFAWWVDQARLYGEVRKWLVVTGTNGKTTTTNMVHSILRAAGIASVACGNIGLPILDALRRNPGPQVLAVELSSFQLHWAPSVRPEAGVVLNVAEDHLDWHGGLDAYAAAKARALVGRVGVVGLDDPVAASLARKSKAKRTVGFRVGVPADGELGVVDGKLLDRAFTKAAILAETKEVSPPGPAGVADALAAAALTRAIDVAPQFVREGLIEHKVGPHRAAFVREVGGVEFIDDSKATNPHAARSSILAHPHVVWVAGGQLKGAGVEDLIEEVADRLVGAVLIGTDAEVIATALARHAPEVPVVELASGDYAGMGDDDAGRAGADEVMAQAVRAAAGLARRGDTVLLAPAAASLDMFADYTHRGRSFAAAVHTLEDGDIGRRL is encoded by the coding sequence ATGCTCGAATTCCTGCGCGGCCGTGAGGTACTGGTGGCCGGCTGGGGTGTGTCCGGGCGCTCGCTGATCGAGCCGCTCCAGGACATCGGCGCCAAACCGGTCGTCACCGATGGTGGCGCCAAGGCGCTGGCCGAGGCCGCCGAACTCGGCCTCGAGGTCGCCACCTGCGCCGAACTCGAATACGCCGACTGGAGCCGATTCGCGCTGGTGATCACCAGCCCCGGCTGGCGGCCGGACTCGCCGGTGCTGGTCTCGGCGGTCTCGGAAGGCATTCCGGTCTGGGGCGATGTGGAGTTCGCCTGGTGGGTCGATCAGGCCCGCCTCTATGGCGAAGTCCGCAAATGGCTGGTGGTGACCGGCACCAACGGCAAGACCACCACCACCAACATGGTGCATTCGATCCTGCGCGCGGCCGGTATCGCGAGCGTGGCCTGCGGCAATATCGGTCTGCCGATCCTGGACGCGCTGCGCCGCAACCCGGGCCCGCAGGTGCTGGCGGTGGAACTGTCGTCGTTCCAGCTGCATTGGGCGCCGTCGGTGCGCCCGGAGGCCGGCGTGGTGCTCAATGTGGCCGAGGATCACCTGGATTGGCACGGCGGGCTCGACGCCTACGCCGCCGCGAAGGCGCGGGCGCTGGTGGGCCGGGTCGGCGTGGTCGGCCTCGACGATCCGGTGGCCGCCTCGCTGGCGCGCAAGTCCAAGGCCAAACGCACCGTCGGCTTCCGGGTCGGCGTCCCCGCCGACGGTGAACTCGGCGTGGTCGACGGCAAACTGCTCGACCGGGCCTTCACCAAGGCCGCGATCCTGGCCGAAACCAAGGAGGTCAGCCCGCCCGGCCCGGCCGGTGTCGCCGACGCCCTCGCCGCCGCCGCGCTGACCCGCGCCATCGACGTGGCCCCGCAGTTCGTGCGCGAGGGCCTGATCGAACACAAGGTCGGCCCGCACCGGGCGGCGTTCGTGCGCGAGGTGGGCGGGGTCGAATTCATCGACGACTCCAAGGCCACCAACCCGCATGCCGCGCGGTCGTCGATCCTGGCGCATCCGCACGTGGTGTGGGTGGCCGGCGGTCAACTCAAAGGCGCCGGGGTGGAGGACCTCATCGAAGAGGTCGCCGACCGGCTGGTCGGGGCGGTACTGATCGGCACCGATGCGGAGGTCATCGCCACCGCGTTGGCGCGACACGCGCCCGAAGTCCCCGTGGTGGAGCTGGCCTCGGGAGACTATGCAGGCATGGGTGATGACGATGCGGGCAGAGCCGGCGCCGACGAGGTGATGGCACAGGCGGTGCGCGCGGCGGCCGGGTTGGCCCGCCGCGGCGACACGGTGCTGCTGGCCCCGGCCGCGGCCTCACTGGACATGTTCGCCGACTACACCCATCGTGGCCGTAGCTTCGCCGCCGCGGTGCACACCCTGGAAGACGGGGACATCGGGCGGCGGTTGTGA
- the murG gene encoding undecaprenyldiphospho-muramoylpentapeptide beta-N-acetylglucosaminyltransferase, which translates to MAVADALRRLDPAIRVTALGTARGLETTLVPERGYPLELIPPVPLPRKPSADLLRLPGRVRASVAAARAVIDAVDADVIIGFGGYVALPAYLAAGRGVLRRRRAVPVVVHEANAKAGIANKVGARVAARVLAAVPDSGLSGAEVIGIPVRSAITSLDRAALRAEARAHFGLPADGPVLLVFGGSQGARTLNEAVSGAAKELAAAGISVLHAHGPKNTLELPPGTPSAPYVAVPYLSRMDLAYAAADAVVCRSGAMTVAEVSAVGLPAVYVPLPHGNGEQELNARPVVAAGGGTIVADSQLTSSYVIDEVIALLTDPARLTEMGRAAAGAGHRDAADEVARIAIRAARR; encoded by the coding sequence ATGGCCGTGGCCGATGCCCTGCGCCGCCTCGACCCGGCGATCCGGGTGACCGCACTCGGCACCGCCCGTGGCCTCGAGACGACGCTGGTGCCCGAGCGCGGCTACCCGCTGGAACTGATCCCGCCGGTGCCGCTGCCCCGCAAACCCAGCGCCGACCTGCTGCGCCTGCCCGGACGGGTGCGCGCGTCGGTGGCCGCCGCCCGTGCTGTCATCGACGCGGTCGACGCCGATGTGATCATCGGCTTCGGCGGCTATGTGGCGTTGCCCGCCTACCTGGCCGCCGGACGCGGTGTGCTGCGGCGCAGGCGCGCGGTGCCGGTGGTGGTGCACGAGGCCAACGCCAAGGCCGGTATCGCCAACAAGGTCGGCGCGCGCGTGGCGGCCCGGGTGCTGGCCGCCGTGCCGGATTCCGGACTCAGCGGTGCCGAGGTCATCGGCATCCCGGTGCGCTCGGCCATCACCTCGCTGGACCGGGCCGCGCTGCGCGCCGAGGCCCGCGCCCACTTCGGCCTGCCCGCCGACGGTCCGGTGCTGCTGGTGTTCGGCGGCTCGCAGGGCGCGCGCACGCTGAACGAGGCGGTTTCGGGCGCGGCGAAGGAACTGGCCGCGGCCGGTATCTCGGTGCTGCACGCGCACGGGCCCAAGAACACCCTGGAGTTGCCGCCGGGCACGCCGTCGGCGCCCTATGTCGCGGTGCCGTACCTTTCCCGGATGGATCTGGCCTACGCCGCCGCCGACGCGGTGGTCTGCCGCTCCGGCGCGATGACCGTCGCGGAGGTATCCGCGGTGGGACTGCCCGCGGTGTATGTTCCGCTGCCGCACGGCAACGGCGAGCAGGAGCTCAACGCCCGCCCCGTCGTCGCCGCCGGTGGTGGCACAATTGTGGCCGACTCCCAGCTGACGTCCTCCTATGTGATCGATGAGGTGATTGCCCTGCTCACCGACCCCGCACGGCTGACCGAGATGGGCCGCGCCGCCGCAGGCGCCGGCCATCGCGACGCCGCCGACGAGGTTGCCCGCATCGCCATCCGGGCGGCGCGCCGATGA
- a CDS encoding peptidoglycan D,D-transpeptidase FtsI family protein — MRRPGPARRSRRGPVNRRRPAAAQLDRPVRMRLGVGRIAMLGALAVVAIQLLWVQSISAPGLSAQAASQRTAHWVDEAMRGPITDRNGKALAFTVTAKELHFQPVKVRKDLAEAKAKDDSAPDPEQRLRDIAATIHEKLGDKGPSEKKLLELLNSDEPFVYLARNVDPRIAAEIVVEFKEVGADSQNPREYPGDSLAANIIGAVGWDGHGQIGLESSMDSLLAGTDGSHTYDRGADGAVIPGSWRDRVPAVNGYGIELTLDSDLQYYVQQQVQQAKDLSGAQSASAVVLDAKTGQVLAMANDNTFNPSLGPEHWKPETLDNPSVTHAFEPGSVNKIVTAAAAIEYGLTTPDEVHQVPGQIHMAGVTVGDAWEHGVAPYTTTGIFGKSSNVGTLMLAQRVGEDRFADMLQRFGLGQRTGVGLPGESPGRVPARDQWSGGTFANLPIGQGLSMTTLQMTSMYQAIANDGLRIPPRIVRAEIAPDKTRTERPTPEGVRVVSPQTAQTLRTMFQAVVQRDPMGVQMGTGVPAAIEGYQIAGKTGTAQKVDPACGCYSTSSYWITFAGIAPADDPRYVIGMMLDAPVRSADGSGGQSAAPLFHNIASWALQRDRIPPSTEPARRFVLQAS; from the coding sequence ATGAGGCGGCCCGGACCCGCGAGGCGTTCCCGTCGCGGGCCGGTGAACAGACGGCGGCCCGCGGCGGCGCAGCTGGACCGGCCGGTGCGGATGCGGTTGGGGGTGGGGCGGATCGCGATGCTCGGTGCGCTCGCCGTCGTCGCGATCCAATTGCTGTGGGTGCAGAGCATTTCCGCGCCGGGGCTGTCGGCGCAGGCGGCCAGCCAGCGCACCGCGCACTGGGTGGACGAGGCCATGCGCGGCCCGATCACCGACCGCAACGGTAAGGCACTCGCGTTCACCGTCACGGCCAAGGAACTGCACTTCCAGCCCGTGAAGGTGCGTAAGGATCTGGCCGAGGCCAAGGCCAAGGACGATTCCGCGCCCGATCCCGAACAGCGGCTGCGCGATATCGCCGCCACCATCCACGAGAAACTCGGCGACAAAGGCCCCAGCGAGAAGAAGCTGCTGGAGCTGCTCAACAGCGACGAGCCGTTCGTGTACCTGGCCCGCAATGTCGATCCGCGTATCGCCGCCGAGATCGTGGTCGAGTTCAAGGAAGTCGGCGCCGACTCGCAGAACCCGCGCGAGTATCCGGGCGATTCGCTGGCGGCCAACATCATCGGCGCCGTCGGCTGGGACGGCCACGGCCAGATCGGGCTGGAATCGTCGATGGACTCGCTGCTGGCCGGCACCGACGGCTCGCACACCTACGACCGCGGTGCCGATGGCGCGGTGATTCCCGGCAGCTGGCGCGACCGGGTGCCCGCGGTCAACGGCTACGGCATCGAACTCACGCTCGATTCGGATCTGCAGTACTACGTTCAGCAGCAGGTGCAGCAGGCCAAGGATCTGTCCGGCGCGCAGTCGGCCTCGGCGGTGGTGCTGGACGCCAAGACCGGCCAGGTGCTGGCGATGGCCAACGACAACACGTTCAATCCGTCGCTGGGCCCGGAACATTGGAAACCGGAGACGCTGGACAATCCGTCGGTGACGCACGCGTTCGAACCGGGCTCGGTGAACAAGATCGTCACCGCCGCGGCCGCCATCGAATACGGTCTCACCACTCCCGACGAGGTCCATCAGGTGCCGGGCCAGATCCACATGGCCGGTGTCACCGTCGGCGACGCCTGGGAACACGGGGTCGCGCCCTACACCACCACCGGGATCTTCGGAAAGTCCTCCAATGTCGGCACCCTCATGCTCGCCCAGCGGGTGGGTGAGGACCGTTTCGCCGACATGCTCCAGCGGTTCGGTCTCGGCCAGCGCACCGGCGTCGGCCTGCCCGGTGAGAGCCCGGGCCGGGTGCCCGCCCGCGACCAGTGGTCCGGCGGCACCTTCGCGAACCTGCCGATCGGCCAGGGCCTTTCGATGACGACCTTGCAGATGACCAGCATGTACCAGGCCATCGCCAACGACGGCCTGCGGATCCCGCCGCGCATCGTGCGCGCCGAGATCGCCCCCGACAAAACCCGCACCGAGCGGCCGACGCCGGAGGGTGTGCGGGTGGTCAGCCCGCAGACCGCGCAGACCTTGCGCACCATGTTCCAGGCGGTCGTGCAGCGCGATCCGATGGGCGTGCAGATGGGCACCGGCGTCCCGGCCGCGATCGAGGGCTATCAGATCGCGGGCAAGACCGGTACCGCGCAGAAAGTGGACCCGGCCTGCGGCTGCTATTCGACCTCGTCGTACTGGATCACCTTCGCCGGAATAGCCCCGGCCGACGACCCGCGCTACGTCATCGGCATGATGCTCGATGCCCCGGTGCGCAGCGCCGACGGCAGCGGCGGCCAGTCGGCCGCGCCGCTGTTCCACAACATCGCCTCCTGGGCGTTGCAGCGCGACCGTATCCCGCCGTCCACCGAGCCGGCCAGGCGTTTCGTGCTCCAGGCCTCGTGA